In the Alteromonas sp. M12 genome, one interval contains:
- a CDS encoding PHB depolymerase family esterase produces the protein MRKLRNLAICMGLTTSLSINAVVNAETVELDLDIDKITVSGLSSGGYMANQFHIAYSDWVKGAAIIAAGPYYCAQGSITTALSECVNKQSAEFSLDVLTNQLSQYAEQGLIAPLSHLQDSKVWLLHGKLDAKISPPVANALYQQYQGLVKDENLTYIKDKPFAHHFPTLATGSSCDTSESPFLGNCNYDAAGELLNFLYPDLTAPSAASSGQIKQIDQHELGGDPAESMAEKGFVYVPKSCAQGEECQVHVNFHGCNQNAQTIGQDYIKNNGLNRWADNNQLIILYPQTTTSMMLPMNPQGCWDWWGYTDKNYATAQGKQLQAVKNIVKSLAVQSKSKG, from the coding sequence ATGAGAAAATTACGTAATTTGGCTATCTGTATGGGATTAACCACTAGCCTGTCCATTAACGCCGTTGTTAATGCCGAGACTGTAGAATTGGATTTAGATATTGACAAGATCACTGTGTCAGGGCTATCTAGCGGTGGTTATATGGCAAATCAGTTTCACATTGCTTATTCTGATTGGGTAAAAGGTGCCGCCATTATTGCAGCTGGCCCCTATTATTGCGCTCAAGGAAGTATCACTACCGCGCTATCTGAATGTGTTAACAAACAATCCGCAGAATTCTCGCTGGATGTATTAACAAACCAACTAAGCCAATATGCAGAACAAGGATTAATTGCCCCGTTATCTCATTTACAAGACAGTAAAGTTTGGTTACTACATGGCAAATTAGACGCAAAAATCTCGCCCCCAGTAGCCAATGCCCTTTATCAGCAATATCAAGGGTTAGTTAAAGACGAAAACCTAACTTATATAAAAGATAAACCTTTTGCCCATCACTTCCCTACCCTGGCAACGGGATCTTCTTGTGATACCTCAGAATCGCCCTTTTTAGGAAATTGTAACTACGATGCAGCGGGTGAGTTGCTTAATTTTTTATACCCAGATTTAACGGCACCTTCAGCTGCATCTAGTGGCCAGATCAAACAAATTGACCAACATGAATTAGGCGGAGATCCTGCCGAAAGTATGGCCGAGAAAGGTTTTGTATATGTGCCTAAGAGCTGTGCACAAGGTGAAGAGTGTCAAGTGCATGTGAACTTTCACGGATGCAATCAAAATGCTCAAACTATTGGTCAAGATTATATCAAAAACAACGGTTTGAACCGTTGGGCTGATAATAATCAGTTAATCATTTTATATCCTCAAACCACTACATCAATGATGCTTCCAATGAACCCTCAAGGATGTTGGGATTGGTGGGGGTACACTGACAAAAATTATGCTACAGCCCAAGGAAAACAACTCCAAGCTGTAAAAAATATCGTGAAATCACTTGCCGTTCAATCGAAATCTAAAGGATAA